A window from Deltaproteobacteria bacterium GWA2_45_12 encodes these proteins:
- a CDS encoding superoxide dismutase yields MFSVASYKPRHFNLSGLEGISDKTLEMHFELYEGYVQQTNNLTEKIAGFFKEGQVDWDKVLDYSELKRRLGFEYNGMILHEYYFENLKKEGNGMPSPQSLFSQKVTGSFQTYEAWKNDFIAVGKMRGVGWAICYLNPANGQLSNHWITLHEVGNVAGFTPILVMDVWEHAFLLDYPPSERAKYIEAFFSNINWDAVDKRLNP; encoded by the coding sequence ATGTTTTCCGTTGCGTCTTATAAACCAAGGCACTTCAACTTAAGCGGGTTAGAGGGAATCTCCGACAAAACCCTGGAAATGCATTTTGAACTTTACGAAGGGTATGTCCAGCAAACCAATAACCTGACAGAAAAAATTGCCGGCTTTTTTAAAGAAGGGCAGGTCGACTGGGACAAGGTCTTGGATTACTCGGAGCTAAAAAGGAGATTGGGTTTTGAATATAATGGAATGATTCTGCATGAATACTATTTTGAAAACCTCAAAAAAGAGGGGAATGGCATGCCGTCTCCCCAATCCCTCTTTTCCCAAAAGGTGACGGGCAGTTTTCAAACTTATGAGGCATGGAAAAATGATTTCATCGCTGTGGGGAAGATGCGTGGGGTGGGATGGGCCATTTGTTATCTTAATCCCGCCAATGGGCAATTATCCAACCATTGGATCACCCTTCATGAAGTCGGGAATGTGGCCGGATTTACCCCCATCCTGGTCATGGATGTATGGGAGCATGCCTTTTTGCTCGACTACCCACCCTCAGAGCGAGCCAAATACATCGAAGCTTTTTTCTCCAACATTAATTGGGATGCAGTTGATAAACGACTAAATCCTTAA
- a CDS encoding bifunctional alpha,alpha-trehalose-phosphate synthase (UDP-forming)/trehalose-phosphatase — protein sequence MRLLIVSNRLPMTMIQAEGQLHFQKSAGGLVSGLSSFLESLPQALSKVENYIWVGSPGLDVDACQKEEISKRLHDECHAHPVWVSQQLMDRFYNGFCNKIIWPLFHYFPSLTALEEDLWNDYNAVNEAFCEAVLQVAKDDDIVWVHDYHLFCLPLMLKKKKPSLKIGFFLHIPFPSFEMFRLLPKTWCVKILNGILGADLVGFHTYDYTQYFIRCCLRILGLDHNMGKLVLEDRLVLVDTFPMGIDYQRYYEAAKSAGVIEEAKKIRHTLGVEKIVLSIDRLDYTKGIFQRLKGFEKFLEDCPQWRGKTVLLLILVPSRIAVDQYQHMKDQIDQTIGLINGKFGQMAWNPINYQYRFVDFETLVALYSLSDVALVTPLRDGMNLVAKEYVASRQNQDGVLILSEMAGSAHELGEAVTINPNIHAEIAAALPVALEMPAQEQKSRMLSMQARLKQYNVIRWADDFLQKLDEVHKEQIEFNAKMLGPLSIKHLVSKFQVARHRLLFFDYDGTMVPFNRIPSQSKPSKDLLSILERLSTKPETKVVIISGRDRQTMESWFGKLPLNFVAEHGTWTKKQGESWQQIKPLRNDWKAQILPILQMASARLPGAFVEEKEFSLAWHYRGAHAELASIRNKELLDNLVHLTATIDLQVLIGHKVIEIRNAGVSKGMAALQFVEEKHDFILAIGDDYTDEELFKALPISSYSIRVGRVPTFASFNLANHTEVLSLLEDLAAVDPSTQIRSLANTG from the coding sequence ATGAGGTTATTGATCGTATCCAATCGTTTGCCGATGACAATGATCCAAGCCGAAGGCCAACTACACTTCCAAAAAAGCGCCGGTGGTTTGGTTTCGGGGCTTAGTTCTTTTTTAGAATCTCTTCCGCAGGCTCTCTCTAAAGTTGAAAATTACATTTGGGTGGGTTCCCCCGGGCTGGATGTGGATGCTTGCCAGAAGGAGGAGATTTCAAAACGTCTTCATGATGAGTGCCATGCCCACCCCGTGTGGGTGAGTCAGCAGTTGATGGATCGTTTCTACAATGGTTTTTGCAACAAGATTATCTGGCCCCTCTTTCATTATTTTCCCAGCCTGACTGCCTTGGAAGAGGATCTTTGGAACGACTACAATGCAGTAAATGAGGCTTTTTGCGAAGCGGTACTTCAAGTGGCCAAAGACGATGACATTGTCTGGGTGCATGATTATCATCTTTTTTGCCTTCCCCTCATGCTTAAGAAGAAAAAACCCTCCTTAAAAATAGGATTTTTTCTGCACATTCCATTTCCCTCTTTTGAAATGTTCCGGTTGCTTCCAAAAACATGGTGCGTGAAAATTCTGAATGGAATTTTAGGCGCTGACCTGGTCGGTTTTCATACTTATGATTATACACAATATTTTATTCGTTGCTGTTTGAGGATTTTGGGTTTGGACCATAACATGGGCAAGCTTGTGCTTGAAGACCGTCTGGTCCTTGTCGACACATTTCCCATGGGAATTGATTACCAGCGCTATTACGAAGCGGCTAAAAGTGCGGGAGTCATTGAAGAGGCGAAAAAAATACGCCACACCCTCGGTGTTGAAAAAATCGTCCTTTCGATTGACCGCTTGGATTATACCAAGGGAATTTTTCAGCGATTAAAGGGGTTTGAAAAATTTTTGGAAGACTGTCCCCAATGGCGGGGGAAAACGGTTCTTCTTCTCATCCTTGTTCCTTCACGGATTGCCGTAGATCAATACCAGCACATGAAAGACCAGATTGATCAGACCATTGGATTGATTAACGGAAAATTCGGGCAAATGGCATGGAACCCCATTAATTATCAGTATCGTTTTGTTGATTTCGAGACTCTGGTGGCCCTTTATTCGCTAAGTGATGTGGCCCTTGTTACCCCTTTGCGTGATGGCATGAACCTGGTGGCTAAGGAATATGTTGCAAGTCGACAGAACCAGGATGGGGTGCTCATTTTAAGCGAAATGGCCGGATCCGCCCATGAGTTGGGCGAAGCTGTAACGATCAACCCCAATATTCATGCTGAAATTGCAGCAGCTCTCCCGGTTGCTCTGGAAATGCCGGCCCAAGAACAAAAATCGCGCATGCTTTCCATGCAGGCCAGGCTAAAGCAATATAATGTCATCCGATGGGCGGATGATTTCCTGCAAAAACTAGATGAGGTACATAAGGAACAAATCGAGTTTAATGCCAAAATGCTGGGGCCCTTGTCGATTAAGCATCTTGTTTCAAAGTTCCAGGTAGCGCGGCACAGGCTCCTATTTTTTGATTATGATGGCACCATGGTTCCCTTTAATAGGATTCCTTCCCAATCCAAGCCCAGCAAGGATTTACTCTCCATTTTGGAGCGCTTGTCTACAAAACCTGAAACGAAAGTGGTGATCATTAGCGGAAGGGATCGTCAAACTATGGAATCATGGTTTGGAAAACTTCCGCTTAATTTTGTGGCTGAGCATGGCACATGGACCAAAAAACAGGGAGAGTCCTGGCAACAAATCAAACCACTGCGCAATGATTGGAAAGCCCAGATCCTGCCCATCCTGCAAATGGCTTCAGCCCGCCTTCCCGGTGCTTTTGTGGAGGAAAAAGAATTTTCACTGGCATGGCACTACCGCGGAGCCCATGCAGAACTGGCTTCCATCCGGAATAAGGAGCTATTGGATAATTTGGTACACTTGACAGCCACCATCGATTTGCAAGTTTTAATCGGGCACAAAGTGATTGAAATACGGAATGCGGGAGTTTCCAAGGGCATGGCGGCCTTACAGTTTGTTGAGGAGAAACATGATTTCATCCTGGCCATAGGCGATGACTACACCGATGAGGAATTATTCAAGGCCCTGCCGATTTCTTCTTATTCCATAAGGGTTGGCCGGGTTCCGACATTTGCCTCGTTTAATTTGGCCAACCATACCGAAGTCCTGAGCCTTCTGGAAGATTTAGCCGCGGTTGATCCTTCGACTCAAATTCGATCCCTTGCCAACACGGGGTGA